The proteins below are encoded in one region of Mycobacterium botniense:
- a CDS encoding cob(I)yrinic acid a,c-diamide adenosyltransferase, producing the protein MAVHLTRIYTRTGDDGTTALSDFSRVSKNDARLVAYADCDEANAAIGTAIALGKPGQQITHVLRQIQNDLFDVGADLSTPAVANPKYPQLRITQAYIDRLEGWCDRFNAALPALNSFVLPGGSPLSALLHVARTVTRRAERSAWAAVEAHPKDVNTLAAKYLNRLSDLLFILARVGNPDGDVLWQPGGHRAEEPER; encoded by the coding sequence ATGGCAGTGCACCTCACCCGCATCTATACCCGCACCGGCGACGACGGCACCACCGCACTGAGCGATTTTTCGCGCGTCTCCAAAAACGATGCGAGGTTGGTGGCGTACGCCGATTGCGACGAAGCAAACGCAGCGATTGGCACTGCAATCGCACTGGGAAAGCCTGGGCAGCAAATAACCCATGTGCTGCGACAGATCCAAAATGACCTATTCGACGTCGGCGCAGATTTATCGACTCCGGCCGTCGCGAATCCGAAGTATCCCCAGCTGCGAATCACGCAGGCCTACATCGACCGGCTGGAGGGATGGTGCGACAGGTTCAACGCGGCCCTGCCCGCGTTGAACTCCTTTGTACTGCCAGGCGGTTCGCCACTGTCGGCTCTGCTCCACGTCGCCCGCACAGTGACTCGTCGTGCTGAACGCTCGGCGTGGGCCGCTGTAGAAGCTCACCCGAAGGATGTAAATACCTTGGCAGCAAAGTATCTCAACCGGCTGTCCGATCTGCTGTTCATCCTCGCTCGGGTCGGAAACCCCGACGGCGATGTCCTGTGGCAGCCCGGCGGTCACAGGGCTGAGGAGCCGGAGCGCTGA
- the mce gene encoding methylmalonyl-CoA epimerase — protein MTIDDVDVRRTLATALVTAVDHVGIAVPDLDAAIAWYHDHLGMIVLHEEVNHDQGIREAMLTVRGAPVGNAQVQLMAPLDDSSAIAKFLDKRGPGIQQLAYRVSDLDALSERLREQGIRLLYDTPRPGTANSRINFIHPKDAGGVLIELVEPAADSEH, from the coding sequence ATGACGATCGATGACGTTGATGTCCGTCGAACCCTGGCCACCGCATTGGTGACGGCGGTCGACCATGTCGGCATCGCCGTTCCCGACCTGGACGCGGCGATCGCGTGGTACCACGACCACCTCGGCATGATCGTGCTGCACGAGGAGGTCAACCACGACCAGGGTATTCGGGAGGCGATGCTTACGGTGCGCGGCGCGCCGGTGGGCAATGCGCAAGTTCAGTTGATGGCCCCGCTCGACGACTCGTCAGCGATCGCGAAGTTTTTGGACAAACGCGGCCCCGGCATCCAACAGCTGGCCTACCGGGTCAGCGACCTCGATGCCCTGAGCGAACGGCTGCGCGAGCAGGGCATCCGGCTGCTTTACGACACGCCGCGGCCCGGTACGGCGAACTCACGGATCAATTTCATCCATCCGAAAGACGCCGGCGGGGTGCTGATCGAGTTGGTTGAGCCCGCGGCCGACTCCGAGCACTGA
- the murA gene encoding UDP-N-acetylglucosamine 1-carboxyvinyltransferase, translating into MAERFVVTGGNRLSGEVAVGGAKNSVLKLMAAALLAEGTSTITNCPDILDVPLMAEVLRGLGANVELAGDTVRITSPDEPKYDADFAAVRQFRASVCVLGPLVGRCKRAKVALPGGDAIGSRPLDMHQAGLRQLGAECNIEHGCVVAQADRLHGAEIQLEFPSVGATENILMAAVLAEGVTTIHNAAREPDVVDLCTMLNQMGAQVEGAGSPTMTITGVPRLYPTEHRVIGDRIVAATWGIAAAMTRGDITVTGVDPAHLQVVLHKLHDAGATVTQTDNSFRVTQYERPKAVNVATLPFPGFPTDLQPMAIALASIADGTSMITENVFEARFRFVEEMIRLGADARTDGHHAVVRGLPQLSSAPVWCSDIRAGAGLVLAGLVADGDTEVHDVFHIDRGYPLFVENLVSLGAEIERLE; encoded by the coding sequence GTGGCTGAGCGTTTCGTGGTGACCGGTGGCAACCGATTGTCAGGTGAGGTTGCTGTCGGGGGCGCGAAGAACAGCGTGCTCAAGCTGATGGCCGCAGCGCTGTTGGCTGAGGGAACCAGCACGATCACCAACTGCCCCGATATCCTCGACGTGCCTTTGATGGCGGAAGTACTGCGCGGCCTGGGCGCCAATGTCGAGTTAGCCGGCGACACCGTCCGCATCACATCGCCGGACGAACCCAAGTACGATGCCGACTTCGCTGCGGTAAGGCAGTTTCGGGCGTCGGTGTGCGTGCTCGGACCGCTAGTCGGGCGGTGCAAGCGGGCCAAGGTTGCGCTGCCGGGAGGAGACGCGATCGGATCACGTCCGCTGGATATGCACCAGGCCGGTCTGCGCCAGCTGGGTGCCGAATGTAACATCGAACACGGATGCGTAGTGGCCCAGGCGGATAGGCTGCACGGCGCGGAGATTCAGCTGGAGTTTCCGTCGGTGGGGGCGACTGAGAACATCCTGATGGCCGCGGTCCTGGCCGAGGGCGTCACCACCATCCACAATGCGGCGCGTGAACCGGACGTCGTCGACCTGTGCACGATGCTCAACCAGATGGGTGCACAGGTGGAGGGTGCCGGCTCACCGACCATGACGATCACTGGTGTGCCGCGCCTCTATCCGACTGAGCATCGAGTGATCGGAGACCGCATCGTGGCCGCCACTTGGGGCATCGCCGCAGCGATGACTCGCGGGGACATCACGGTGACCGGCGTCGACCCCGCGCACTTACAGGTGGTGTTGCACAAACTGCACGATGCGGGCGCGACCGTCACGCAGACCGATAACAGCTTCCGGGTGACACAGTATGAGCGCCCGAAGGCTGTCAATGTCGCGACATTGCCATTTCCGGGGTTCCCGACAGACCTCCAACCCATGGCGATCGCGTTGGCCTCGATCGCCGACGGAACCTCGATGATTACCGAGAACGTGTTCGAAGCGCGCTTCCGATTCGTCGAGGAAATGATCCGGTTGGGCGCCGACGCACGTACCGACGGACACCATGCTGTGGTGCGCGGACTGCCGCAACTGTCGAGCGCGCCGGTGTGGTGCTCGGACATCCGCGCGGGCGCTGGTTTGGTACTGGCAGGCTTGGTGGCCGACGGTGACACCGAAGTGCACGATGTCTTCCACATTGATCGCGGCTATCCGTTGTTCGTGGAAAACCTTGTCAGTCTCGGGGCCGAGATCGAGCGGTTAGAATAA
- a CDS encoding PGRS repeat-containing protein yields MNDFTGTNDSVLGSSGLFGNLSDGGFLIGNGGTGATGTPSVDGGVGGVGGSAGLIGDGGAGGAGAPGDPGGAGGNGGLLLGNGGDGGAGGAATTPGGTGGAGGDGGSAILFGNGGAGGDGGAGATGAQGAAGTNGMTGTPGDPNVDQGTGGLGDAGGAGGAGGAGGAGGAGGAGGAGGSFIGDGGAGGAGGSGGLGGTGGTGGAGGTGGLGGPYAAPDGGAGGGNGGTGGAGGLGGVGGVGGNGGTGGAGGVGGIFGHTGAGGNGGTAGDGGTGGTGGAGGAGGLGYATNNFGGDGGNGGNGGNAGTGGAGGEGGAAGGPGGSAGANGHTGADGDGGSGGSGGNGGNGLSGATVGGSGGNGGNGGSGVVGGNGGDGGDGGANPTAGQEAGNGGNGGDGGSGSVTAGIGGAGGAGGNETGDGGIAGNGGNGGTGGPGGTNVVGGAGGVGGAGGNATGAEGTAGTGGTGGDGGVGGNGLTQGADGGPGGTGGAGGNGPIFGGSGGAGGTGGAGGNATAADGIGGTGGTGGAGGHGGSGNGVPGQPGGSGQPGVTPTDATGGSGGAGGNGGGPGG; encoded by the coding sequence ATGAATGATTTCACCGGAACCAATGATTCGGTGTTGGGCAGTTCCGGGCTGTTCGGCAACTTAAGCGACGGGGGGTTTTTGATTGGTAATGGGGGCACCGGGGCCACCGGGACGCCCAGTGTTGATGGGGGTGTGGGCGGAGTCGGGGGTTCGGCGGGATTGATCGGCGACGGCGGCGCAGGTGGCGCCGGCGCCCCCGGTGATCCGGGCGGCGCCGGCGGGAACGGCGGGCTGCTGCTGGGCAACGGCGGTGACGGCGGCGCCGGCGGGGCGGCCACCACCCCCGGTGGTACCGGCGGTGCCGGGGGTGACGGGGGGTCGGCGATCCTGTTCGGTAACGGTGGTGCCGGTGGTGACGGCGGGGCCGGTGCCACCGGGGCCCAGGGTGCGGCGGGCACCAATGGGATGACGGGAACGCCCGGCGACCCCAACGTTGACCAGGGTACTGGCGGTCTCGGTGATGCCGGCGGTGCTGGTGGCGCCGGAGGCGCCGGCGGGGCCGGGGGCGCCGGGGGTGCCGGGGGTGCCGGCGGCTCATTTATCGGCGACGGCGGCGCCGGAGGCGCGGGCGGCAGCGGCGGCTTGGGCGGCACCGGCGGCACCGGCGGCGCCGGGGGTACCGGCGGGCTTGGCGGCCCGTATGCTGCTCCTGACGGCGGGGCCGGCGGCGGCAACGGCGGTACCGGTGGCGCCGGCGGTCTTGGTGGTGTCGGCGGTGTCGGCGGCAACGGCGGTACCGGTGGTGCCGGTGGAGTCGGCGGCATATTTGGTCACACTGGGGCCGGCGGGAACGGCGGTACAGCCGGCGACGGTGGTACCGGCGGGACCGGGGGCGCCGGCGGCGCAGGCGGTCTCGGCTATGCCACCAACAACTTCGGCGGCGACGGCGGCAACGGCGGCAACGGCGGCAACGCCGGGACCGGCGGTGCCGGTGGTGAGGGTGGTGCCGCAGGCGGCCCCGGCGGCAGTGCCGGTGCCAACGGGCATACCGGGGCCGACGGTGATGGCGGCAGCGGGGGCTCCGGTGGAAACGGGGGTAATGGCCTCTCTGGCGCAACAGTGGGCGGCAGCGGCGGCAACGGCGGCAACGGGGGTTCGGGTGTTGTCGGCGGCAACGGCGGTGACGGCGGCGACGGCGGAGCCAACCCCACCGCTGGGCAGGAGGCAGGTAACGGCGGCAACGGCGGTGACGGCGGGTCCGGTAGCGTCACCGCTGGTATCGGGGGCGCGGGTGGTGCTGGTGGCAATGAGACCGGCGACGGCGGAATCGCCGGTAACGGGGGTAACGGTGGCACTGGCGGGCCCGGGGGGACCAACGTGGTTGGCGGTGCCGGCGGTGTTGGCGGTGCCGGCGGTAATGCAACTGGCGCCGAGGGCACAGCAGGTACCGGCGGTACCGGTGGTGACGGCGGTGTCGGCGGTAACGGTCTGACGCAGGGTGCTGATGGCGGGCCGGGCGGGACCGGCGGCGCGGGTGGCAATGGTCCTATATTCGGCGGCAGCGGGGGTGCCGGCGGGACCGGCGGCGCGGGTGGCAATGCTACGGCAGCCGACGGTATCGGAGGTACTGGCGGAACCGGCGGTGCCGGTGGTCATGGCGGTAGCGGTAATGGTGTACCCGGCCAACCCGGCGGGTCTGGCCAGCCCGGTGTGACACCCACCGACGCCACTGGCGGGAGCGGCGGTGCGGGCGGTAACGGTGGCGGTCCCGGCGGCTGA
- the nucS gene encoding endonuclease NucS: MRLVIARCTVDYLGRLTAHLPSARRLLLFKADGSVSVHADDRAYKPLNWMSPPCWLTEEFDGVSPVWVVQNKAGEQLRITVEEIEHDSRHDLGVDPGLVKDGVEAHLQALLAEHVELLGAGYTLIRREYMTAIGPVDLLCRDEQGHSVAVEIKRRGEIDGVEQLSRYLELLNRDSVLAPVKGVLAAQRIKPQARALATDRGIRCVTLDYDKMRGLESGEYRLF, from the coding sequence GTGCGTCTCGTGATCGCCAGGTGCACCGTTGACTACCTTGGCCGGCTCACCGCGCATTTGCCGTCCGCGCGCCGACTGCTGCTGTTCAAGGCCGACGGCTCGGTAAGCGTGCACGCCGACGACCGCGCCTACAAACCGCTGAACTGGATGAGTCCACCCTGCTGGCTGACCGAGGAATTTGACGGGGTATCGCCGGTCTGGGTGGTGCAGAACAAGGCTGGCGAACAGCTGCGCATTACCGTCGAGGAAATCGAGCACGACTCCCGCCACGACCTGGGAGTGGACCCGGGACTGGTCAAAGACGGGGTCGAGGCGCACCTGCAAGCGTTACTCGCCGAGCATGTTGAGCTGCTCGGCGCTGGCTACACGCTGATTCGCCGGGAGTATATGACCGCGATAGGGCCGGTGGACTTGCTGTGCCGTGATGAGCAGGGCCACTCGGTCGCCGTGGAGATCAAGCGTCGCGGCGAGATCGACGGCGTGGAGCAGCTCAGCCGATATCTCGAGTTACTCAACCGGGATAGCGTGCTGGCACCAGTCAAAGGAGTGCTCGCCGCCCAGCGGATCAAACCCCAGGCGCGCGCTCTCGCCACCGACCGCGGTATACGCTGCGTCACATTGGATTACGACAAGATGCGCGGTCTGGAAAGTGGTGAATACCGGCTGTTCTGA
- a CDS encoding DUF2550 domain-containing protein, protein MSAPMMAMVALTAVLFAAVFALSYRLWKLRRGGTAAIMRDIPAVGGHGWRHGVVRYRGGEAAFYRLSSVRLWPDRRLSRRGIEIVSRRSPRGDEFDIMTDEVVVLEVHDTTQDRRWGYEIALDRGALTAFLSWLESRPSPRARRRQT, encoded by the coding sequence GTGAGCGCGCCAATGATGGCCATGGTCGCGCTCACCGCTGTGCTATTCGCTGCGGTCTTCGCGCTGAGTTACCGGTTGTGGAAGCTGCGCCGGGGAGGAACTGCAGCGATCATGCGCGACATCCCTGCGGTCGGAGGCCACGGGTGGCGTCATGGAGTGGTCCGTTATCGCGGTGGCGAAGCGGCGTTCTACCGGCTGTCCAGCGTGCGGTTATGGCCGGATCGACGGCTGAGTAGGAGAGGCATCGAGATTGTCTCGCGGCGATCGCCGCGGGGCGACGAGTTTGACATCATGACCGACGAGGTCGTTGTCCTGGAAGTGCACGACACCACACAGGACCGCCGTTGGGGTTACGAGATCGCGCTCGACAGAGGCGCATTGACCGCTTTTCTCTCCTGGTTGGAGTCACGTCCCTCACCGCGGGCACGACGTCGCCAAACGTGA
- a CDS encoding ISL3 family transposase: MPDATFACPDLTMFCRLDELGLEVTGQRLQADRAVLACRIVDDDSWCRRCGEQGTPRDTVTRELAHEPFGWRPTTLLVTVRRYRCAGCAHVWRQDSSAAAEPRAKLSRRALRWALEALVCQHLSVARVAEGLGVSWNTANSAVLAEGRRVLIDDPGRFDGVRVIGVDEHVWRHTRKGDKHVTVIIDLTAVRDGTGPARLLDMVEGRSKQAFKTWLAERPKSWRDGVQVVAMDGFTGFKTATSDELPEAVAVMDPFHVVRLAGDALDECRRRVQLDTCGHRGRKTDPLYACRHTLHTGADLLTDKQKIRLHALFAADAHVEVEATWTIYQRTVAAYREPNRAKGRAMMQAVIDTLSRGVPKALRELITLGRTLKKRAGDILAYFDRPGTSNGPTEAINGRLEHLRGSAFGFRNLTNYIARSLLETGGFRPQLHPQS; this comes from the coding sequence GTGCCTGACGCTACCTTCGCTTGCCCCGATCTGACCATGTTCTGCCGCCTTGATGAGCTCGGGCTGGAGGTGACCGGCCAACGCCTGCAGGCTGATCGGGCGGTGCTGGCGTGCCGGATCGTCGATGACGACTCGTGGTGTCGCCGCTGCGGGGAACAGGGCACCCCCCGCGACACCGTCACTCGGGAATTGGCGCATGAGCCGTTCGGGTGGCGGCCGACGACCTTGCTGGTCACCGTGCGCCGTTACCGGTGTGCCGGCTGTGCGCATGTGTGGCGCCAAGACAGCAGTGCTGCGGCCGAGCCGCGGGCCAAGCTGTCGCGACGGGCTCTGCGTTGGGCCTTGGAAGCCCTGGTGTGTCAACACCTGAGCGTGGCACGAGTCGCTGAAGGCCTCGGGGTGTCGTGGAACACCGCCAACAGCGCGGTGCTGGCCGAAGGCCGGCGCGTGCTCATCGACGATCCCGGCCGGTTCGACGGTGTGCGCGTCATCGGCGTCGACGAGCACGTGTGGCGCCACACCCGCAAAGGCGACAAGCACGTCACGGTGATCATCGATCTGACCGCGGTGCGCGACGGAACCGGTCCTGCTCGGCTGCTCGACATGGTCGAAGGACGCTCCAAACAGGCCTTCAAGACCTGGCTAGCTGAGCGGCCCAAATCCTGGCGTGACGGCGTGCAAGTCGTTGCGATGGACGGATTCACCGGGTTCAAGACCGCCACCAGCGACGAACTGCCCGAAGCGGTCGCGGTGATGGACCCCTTCCATGTGGTCCGGCTCGCCGGTGACGCCCTCGATGAGTGCCGACGCCGCGTCCAGCTGGACACCTGCGGGCACCGTGGCCGCAAAACCGATCCGCTCTACGCCTGCCGGCACACCCTACACACCGGCGCCGACCTGCTCACCGACAAACAGAAGATCCGGCTGCACGCCCTGTTCGCCGCCGACGCCCATGTCGAGGTTGAAGCCACCTGGACGATCTATCAGCGCACCGTCGCTGCCTACCGCGAACCCAACCGGGCCAAGGGCCGCGCGATGATGCAGGCCGTGATCGACACCCTCAGCCGTGGCGTCCCCAAAGCCCTGCGCGAGCTCATCACACTGGGCCGCACGTTGAAGAAACGGGCCGGCGACATCCTGGCCTACTTCGACCGGCCTGGAACCAGCAACGGCCCAACCGAAGCCATCAACGGCCGACTCGAACACCTGCGCGGCTCCGCCTTCGGATTTCGCAACCTCACCAACTACATCGCCCGATCACTACTAGAAACCGGCGGATTCAGACCCCAACTACACCCTCAATCATGA
- a CDS encoding adenylate/guanylate cyclase domain-containing protein, whose translation MMAKRTAAQRLGRVLEAVTRQSGRLSETPEYGSWLLGPVSESQRRRRIRIQVILTVFIVAANLIGIGVASLLVTVAFPVPSVFSDAPAWLTFAVAPAYVAIALALGTYWITRRTVVALRWAIEERKPSRIDELNTFSAPWRIAVFHLVLWGFGAALLTTLYGLANSMFIPRFLFSVGFCGVLVATSCYLFTEFALRPVAAQALEAGPPPRRLAPGVMGRIMTVWLLGSGVPVVGIALTAFFALLLRNLTETQFGVAVLIISAATLVFGFILMWILSWLIATPVRMVRAALKRVEQGDLRGDLVVFDGTELGELQRGFNAMVDGLRERERVRDLFGRYVGRDVAAAAERERPNLGGEERHVAVVFVDIVNSTQVVVKRPPAEVVQLLNRFFAVIVEEVDRHHGLVNKFEGDAVLAVFGAPNRLCCPEDEALAAARALAHRLRSEVPECPAGIGVAAGKVVAGHVGAKQRFEYTVIGGPVNEAVRLCELAKSRPERLLASWQAVGNASDNERRYWTLGETVTLRGHNEPTQLAMPI comes from the coding sequence ATGATGGCCAAGCGAACGGCGGCACAACGCCTGGGCCGGGTGCTCGAGGCGGTCACCCGCCAGAGCGGCCGGCTATCGGAGACGCCGGAGTACGGCTCGTGGTTGCTGGGCCCGGTGTCGGAAAGCCAGCGCCGTCGGCGGATACGCATACAGGTGATCCTGACGGTATTCATCGTGGCGGCGAACCTGATCGGGATCGGCGTGGCATCCCTGTTGGTGACGGTGGCTTTCCCGGTACCAAGTGTTTTCAGCGACGCGCCCGCATGGCTCACGTTCGCGGTCGCACCGGCCTATGTCGCGATCGCACTGGCGCTGGGCACTTATTGGATTACCCGGCGAACCGTCGTGGCGCTGCGATGGGCGATCGAGGAACGCAAACCGAGCCGTATCGACGAGCTCAACACGTTTTCGGCCCCGTGGCGGATAGCGGTGTTCCATTTGGTGTTGTGGGGATTCGGTGCGGCACTGCTGACGACCCTGTACGGCCTGGCCAACAGCATGTTCATTCCGCGATTCTTGTTTTCGGTGGGATTTTGCGGTGTGTTGGTCGCCACCAGTTGTTACCTGTTCACCGAATTCGCGCTGCGCCCAGTGGCCGCCCAGGCACTCGAAGCGGGGCCACCGCCTCGCCGGTTAGCGCCTGGTGTCATGGGCCGCATCATGACCGTATGGCTGCTGGGGTCCGGCGTACCCGTCGTCGGAATTGCACTGACGGCGTTCTTCGCGCTGTTACTCCGCAATCTCACCGAGACCCAGTTCGGGGTGGCGGTGCTGATTATTTCAGCCGCAACGCTGGTCTTCGGGTTCATCCTGATGTGGATCTTGTCATGGCTGATTGCCACACCAGTGCGAATGGTACGCGCTGCGCTCAAACGGGTTGAGCAAGGGGACCTGCGCGGCGATCTCGTCGTGTTCGATGGGACCGAACTCGGTGAGCTGCAGCGCGGTTTCAACGCGATGGTCGACGGCCTGCGCGAGCGGGAACGAGTACGCGACCTTTTCGGCCGTTACGTCGGGCGCGATGTAGCCGCTGCCGCGGAACGCGAGCGACCAAACCTGGGCGGCGAAGAGCGCCACGTCGCAGTGGTTTTCGTTGATATCGTGAATTCGACGCAGGTCGTGGTGAAGCGGCCGCCCGCAGAGGTGGTTCAGTTACTCAACCGGTTCTTCGCAGTGATCGTCGAAGAGGTTGACCGCCACCATGGACTTGTCAACAAGTTCGAGGGTGACGCCGTGTTGGCCGTCTTCGGTGCCCCGAATCGGCTGTGCTGTCCCGAGGACGAAGCGCTGGCCGCCGCCCGGGCCCTCGCTCACCGGCTGCGCTCCGAGGTGCCGGAGTGCCCAGCTGGCATCGGTGTAGCGGCGGGAAAGGTCGTTGCTGGACACGTCGGAGCCAAACAGCGTTTCGAGTACACGGTGATCGGCGGACCCGTCAATGAGGCAGTGCGACTCTGCGAGCTGGCCAAATCACGACCTGAACGGTTACTCGCGTCGTGGCAGGCAGTCGGCAACGCCAGCGACAATGAGCGTCGCTATTGGACTTTAGGCGAAACGGTTACGCTGCGCGGACATAACGAGCCGACGCAGCTGGCCATGCCGATCTAG
- a CDS encoding F0F1 ATP synthase subunit epsilon, translating into MAEMDVDIVSPDRKMWSGKATFIFTRTTVGEIGIMPRHIPLVAQLVEDAMVRVEREGEEDLRIATHGGYLSVTEQGGVSILAESAEFASEIDETTARHDAQSGDPRIAAQGRARLRALGLLD; encoded by the coding sequence ATGGCTGAAATGGACGTCGACATAGTATCGCCTGATCGGAAGATGTGGTCAGGTAAAGCGACGTTCATCTTCACCCGCACCACCGTTGGCGAGATCGGAATCATGCCGCGGCATATCCCGCTGGTCGCGCAACTGGTCGAGGATGCGATGGTTCGTGTCGAACGTGAGGGCGAAGAGGATCTGCGCATCGCGACGCACGGCGGATACTTGTCGGTGACTGAGCAGGGTGGTGTCAGTATTCTCGCCGAGTCAGCAGAGTTCGCTTCGGAAATCGACGAGACCACCGCCCGCCACGACGCCCAGTCGGGCGATCCCAGGATCGCCGCACAAGGGCGGGCCAGATTGCGTGCTCTTGGCCTGCTTGATTAG
- the atpD gene encoding F0F1 ATP synthase subunit beta: MTATAEKTARRTDANGRVVRVIGPVVDVEFPRGSIPELFNALHVDVSFKSLAKTLTLEVEQHLGDNLVRCISMQPTDGLVRGAEVIDTGGSISVPVGEGVKGHVFNVLGDCLDQPGYGKDFERWSIHRKSPAFEELEPRTEMLETGLKVVDLLTPYVRGGKIALFGGAGVGKTVLIQEMINRIARNFGGTSVFAGVGERTREGNDLWVELGEADVLKDTALVFGQMDEPPGNRMRVGLSALTMAEWFRDEKGQDVLLFIDNIFRFTQAGSEVSTLLGRMPSAVGYQPTLADEMGELQERITSTRGRSITSMQAVYVPADDYTDPAPATTFAHLDATTELSRTVFSKGIFPAVDPLASSSTILDPAIVGEEHYRVAQEVIRILQRYKDLQDIIAILGIDELSEEDKQLVNRARRIERFLSQNMMAAEQFTGQPGSTVPVKETIEAFDRLCKGEFDHVPEQAFFLIGGLDDLAKKAETFGVKL; encoded by the coding sequence ATGACTGCTACCGCTGAAAAGACAGCAAGGCGCACAGACGCGAACGGGCGGGTGGTGCGCGTGATCGGGCCCGTGGTTGACGTCGAGTTCCCGCGCGGTTCGATTCCCGAGCTGTTCAACGCGTTACACGTCGACGTCTCGTTCAAGTCGTTGGCGAAAACCTTGACGTTGGAGGTAGAGCAGCACCTCGGCGACAACCTGGTTCGCTGCATCTCGATGCAACCTACTGATGGGTTGGTGCGCGGTGCTGAGGTGATCGACACAGGTGGCTCGATCTCCGTGCCGGTTGGGGAGGGCGTCAAGGGTCACGTTTTCAACGTGCTCGGCGACTGCCTGGACCAGCCAGGCTACGGGAAAGACTTCGAGCGCTGGTCGATTCACCGTAAGTCGCCAGCCTTCGAAGAACTGGAACCGCGCACGGAGATGCTAGAGACAGGTTTGAAGGTCGTCGATTTGCTCACCCCGTATGTGCGTGGCGGAAAGATTGCATTGTTTGGCGGAGCGGGGGTGGGCAAGACGGTACTGATCCAGGAAATGATCAACCGCATCGCGCGTAACTTCGGCGGCACCTCGGTGTTCGCCGGCGTGGGCGAGCGCACCCGCGAGGGCAACGACCTGTGGGTCGAGCTCGGCGAAGCCGATGTCCTCAAGGACACCGCGCTGGTATTCGGTCAGATGGACGAGCCTCCAGGCAACCGGATGCGGGTGGGGCTGTCTGCGCTGACCATGGCGGAGTGGTTCCGCGACGAAAAGGGTCAAGACGTACTGTTGTTCATCGACAACATCTTCCGGTTCACTCAAGCGGGGTCGGAGGTGTCGACACTGCTGGGCCGAATGCCGTCGGCGGTGGGTTACCAGCCCACGCTGGCCGACGAGATGGGCGAGCTACAGGAACGCATCACCTCGACACGGGGTCGGTCTATCACGTCGATGCAAGCGGTCTACGTTCCGGCTGACGACTACACCGATCCCGCACCAGCGACCACCTTCGCTCACTTGGATGCCACCACTGAGCTGTCGCGTACGGTGTTCTCGAAAGGCATCTTCCCCGCCGTAGACCCGTTGGCATCCAGCTCCACCATCCTCGATCCAGCGATTGTCGGCGAGGAACATTACCGAGTGGCGCAGGAAGTAATTCGAATCTTGCAACGCTACAAGGACCTTCAAGATATCATTGCGATTTTGGGCATTGATGAACTATCCGAGGAAGACAAGCAGCTAGTCAACCGCGCGCGCCGTATCGAGCGCTTCCTCTCGCAGAATATGATGGCAGCCGAGCAGTTTACTGGCCAGCCCGGCTCGACGGTCCCGGTCAAGGAGACCATCGAGGCGTTCGATCGCTTGTGCAAAGGCGAATTCGACCACGTTCCCGAGCAGGCGTTCTTTCTGATCGGTGGTCTTGACGACCTGGCCAAGAAGGCCGAAACCTTCGGCGTCAAGCTTTAG